DNA sequence from the Sinorhizobium sp. RAC02 genome:
CAACCGCCACAACGATCGGGTCGTGGCCGTTTCGCTGACCCATGACGTGCCGCTCGATCCGCAGGCGCTGCAAACCTTCCTGCACATCGTCACGTCGAACATCCACTCAGGCCTTCTCAGGTTGAAGGGGCTCTTCGCGGTCACCGATGACCTCGACCATCCTGTTGTCGCGCACGCCGTGCAGCATCGGCTCTACCCGACCGCGCGCCTTGGCGCGTGGCCGGACGGCGACCGGTCAAGCCGTGTCGTCCTCATCGGCCAGAACATGCCGCTGGAACAAATTCGCGAGCTTTTCGAGGTGCTCGCGCCGCATGGCTCGAAACGGAAGTCGAGGTGGGCATGACTGGGGCATCCGCAAACCCGCTGGCGCGCGGCGCGTCCGGCGTCGTCGCCAAGGCGCGCGCGATCAAGGAATGGACGCGGGCGATTGGCGCCCTTCCGGACGACGCGGTCGTTTCCGTCAGCGAGCTTTCCTGCACGCTGCCCGGTTGCCCGCCGAGGGAGACCGTCATCCTCGTCATGCACGGCGGCAAGACCCATCAGGTTTCCATCCACAAGACCATGCTCGATGTCACCAAAGATGACGTCGAGCTGGTCCTTTCCGTCCCGGCTGCGGGCTTGGATTGACCCATACAAAGCTTATCCACTCGAAAGGGGAGAGTACGATGCGTATCATGAAGGCGCTTCTGTTCACGCTGGCACTCGGAGTTGCCATTCCTGCGGGCCACGCCAGTGCCGAGGCGCTGAAGGTCGCTGGGCCATGGGAAGTCACCGGCATCGAGCCGGCGCAGACGGGCTACGTCTTCAGCCGGCTGCAAGTCGCAGAAACACTCGTCACGACCGATAAAGAGGGCGTGCTCGTCCCTGGCCTCGCTGAAAAATGGAGCGTTTCGGACGACGGCCTGATCTGGACCTTCACGCTTCGCGGCAATGCTGTTTTTCACGACGGAACGCCCGTCACCGCGGAAACGGCCGCTGCAAGCCTCAAGCGGTCGCTCGCCGGGGTCGGTGTGCTCTCGCAGGCGCCGATTGCCGAGATCGCAAGCGAGGGCGATACCGTCCGGATCACGCTGAGCAAGCCGTTTTCCGCCTTGCCCGCTTATCTCGTGCATTTCAGCACGATTGTTCTGGCTCCCTCGTCCTTCGATGCAGCGGGCAAGGTCGTGCAGATCGTCGGGTCCGGTCCTTACAAGGTTAAGGCCCTGACGCCGCCGGCGCGGCTTGAACTTGCCGCTTCCGGCGCCTGGTGGGGCGGCAAGCCCGGCATCGAGGAAGTGAACTACCTTGCCGTCGGGCAAGGCGAAACCCGTGCGCTGATGGCCGAGAGCGGGGAGGCTGATCTGGTCTTCTCCATGCTGCCGGTTTCCGTCGACCGTCTGAAGCAGAATGCCAAGCTCGACGTTCAGATCGCCACCATTCCGCGCACCCGCATCCTCAAGGTGAACGCCGCCTCGCCCTTCTTCGACCAGATCGAGGAGCGGCAGGCGATCAGCGCGGCGATCGACCGCGTGGGCGTCACCAAGGTCATCCTGCGCAATCCCGATCTTGCTGCGACGCAACTCTTTCCACCGGCGATGAAGGGCTGGAACGTCTCCGGCGTTGAGCCGCTTGAGCGGGATGTGGAAAAGGCCAAGGCGCTCCTGGCGGCGGCCGGCTGGACGCCGGGCAGCGACGGCATTCTGGAAAAGGACGGCAAACGGTTCA
Encoded proteins:
- a CDS encoding ABC transporter substrate-binding protein, whose amino-acid sequence is MRIMKALLFTLALGVAIPAGHASAEALKVAGPWEVTGIEPAQTGYVFSRLQVAETLVTTDKEGVLVPGLAEKWSVSDDGLIWTFTLRGNAVFHDGTPVTAETAAASLKRSLAGVGVLSQAPIAEIASEGDTVRITLSKPFSALPAYLVHFSTIVLAPSSFDAAGKVVQIVGSGPYKVKALTPPARLELAASGAWWGGKPGIEEVNYLAVGQGETRALMAESGEADLVFSMLPVSVDRLKQNAKLDVQIATIPRTRILKVNAASPFFDQIEERQAISAAIDRVGVTKVILRNPDLAATQLFPPAMKGWNVSGVEPLERDVEKAKALLAAAGWTPGSDGILEKDGKRFSVTMLTYASWPELPPIATALQAQLRQVGIEAKVSVANSSEIPARHKDGTLEMGLISRLFSIVPDPVGTLLQDYGKGGSDWGSMGWDNPEMQSIVEKLAATSDPNTRALLQTRAVEILQQELPSIPVTWSELAIVSSKRITGVAIDPLEVNYGLSSIRWAQ